Genomic window (Brachyspira hampsonii):
AATATTTTAATGAACAAAAATATTATTTATTTTTATATTTTATGATATTAATGTTATAATAGATAATTACAATAACTAAATAATAATTCAGCTTTATATTATACTTTTATAAGAATTAATTAAATGTATTGTATTTTTATTAAATATAGTATAAAATGGATAAAAACAATAATAAAATTACTTGACTTATGTACATTATATATTATAATTCTTAATATGATTTAAAGGAGATAACATGAGCAGTGCCATATCAAATCAAATACTTGTATTTAAGATAAATAACGAATTATACGGAATAGATATATTAAAAGTTCAGGAAATATTAAATTTTATGCAGCCTTCTCCAATTCCAAACTGTCCTGATTATTTGAAAGGTATTATTAATTTGAGAGGTACTATAATTCTTGTTATAGATTTAAGAGCAAGATTCCATTTTGATGAACCTATGAATCCTGAAAACTGCGTAATTGTAGTTGTAGCAATAGGTGATAAAAAATATGGTTTGGTTGTTGACTCTGTATCAGATGTTCTTACTATAAATAGCGAAAATATTCAAGAAGATATAGATATGCATGTGGGAATAGACAGCAGATATATAATGGGTTTGGTTAAAGCTAATGAGCAGATGATTATCTTAGTTGATATAGATAAAGTTTTTGTTAAAGATGAGCTTGATGATTTAACTAATACTGTTAATAATTCTATAGTAAAGTAAGCAAATATTAATATGTCCTCACATAGAATACTTAGAGTAAATGAAAATATCAAACAGACTCTCTCTATGATTATAATGAGGGAGATAGAAGATCCTAGAATAAAGAATAATCTTGTTACTATTACAAGAGTGGATACTGCAAAAGATTTAAAGAATGCTAAAGTATATTTTGTATGCTTGCATGAGGATAAGCAAAAAGAGGTTCTTAACGGACTTAATAGTGCTAAAGGAGTTATATTTTCTTATCTCAAAAAACAGCTTACTATTAGATATGTACCAAATTTGACATTTCATTATGATAAAAATTTAATAGAAACAAATAAAGTATTAACTGATATAAAAAATTTGGATATACCAGAAGAAAATTAATCTTATATGGAAAATAATAATTTAACTGTATCAAAAAAAGAAATAATAGAGAGGCTTTCAAAGGCTGATAATGTTACTATTACAGGACATAGAAATCCGGATTGCGATTGTATATGTTCGGGGCTTGCTTTATCTTTAATTCTCAAAAATATCTTTAATAAGAATGCTTATGTTGTAAACACTGATAAAATGCAAAGAGATTTGCATAATGTAATGTTTGTTGATAAAGTAATTTTTGAGGTAAATGAAGAGACTTTGCCTAAAAAAGATGTCTTGGTTGTTCTTGATTCAGGGGATATAGATAGAATAGGGTGGATTTCTAATATATTAAATGAATATAATGAAGTAATATTTATAGATCATCATAAAGTTAGAAATATCAATGGCGTTACTATGTTTTATGATGATATCACTGCAGGTGCTACTTGCGAGATAATAGTTGATATATTTCAGGATTATCTAGATAAATTTGACAGTTCAATATCAACATTACTTTACTGCGGTATTTGTACTGATACAGGAAGTTTTATATTCAGCAATACAACAGAGAGAACTTTACTTTATGGTTCTAAATTAATGAAAGTAGGAATTATACAGGAAAATCTTGGTAATGTTGTGAGAAAGAGATATACTAAAAATGATGTTGCAGCTTTAATGGAAATATACAGAAGAATGGTAATAGACTATGACAGAAAAATAGGCTATATATGTTTGGAAGATAATATTTGCGGTACTAGTATAAAAGAGCTTGCGGTCAGTGCTTCTGATACACTTATTCAGATGGACGATGTTCTTATAGGTTTTATTATTCATGAAAATGAAGATAATTTTAGGGTAAGTATAAGAAGCAGATGCTCTAAAAATATTAGAGAAGTTGCTGAGAGTTTCGGCGGCGGAGGACATCCTAAGGCATCTGGTTTTTCTGTGTCAAAAAAAGATTATACTAAAGAAAATTTAATAAAAGAAATAAATACTAAATTAATTGATTTATTGGCTTCATAATTTCTTGAAATCTCAAATAAGTATAAGAAAAAATTCATGATAAAAGATAATATTATTATATACACAGATGGCGGATGCAGAGGAAATCCAGGACTTGGTGCTTGGGCTGCAATACTTATAAGTGAAAAGCATAATCTTCGCCTTGAGATTGGTGAAAGCGAGGATAATACTACAAATAATAGAATGGAAATGAAAGCGGCTATTAAGGCACTTGAAAGGCTTAAGCATTCTCATAACATTAAACTTCACAGCGATAGTGCATATTTAGTTAATGGTATGACCAAATGGATATATTCTTGGCAGAAAAATAATTGGATAAAAAGTGATAAGAAGCCTGTTGAAAATAAAGAGTATTGGCTTAAATTGATTGAATTATCAAGTAAACATAATATAGAGTTTATAAAAGTAAAAGGTCATTCAAATAATAAAGAAAATAATCGTGCAGATGAAATAGTTAATATTCTTATGGACGAGCATATTGAGGGCGGTAAAACAGCTTCCTTTAATGAAAAAACTCAGTATTGTTAATTTCTTATTGACATAATTAAAATAAAATATATAATCTGTTATAATTATATTATTATCATTTTTAGCTATGTACACAAGACACAAGACACAAGACACAAGACACAAGACACAAGACACAAGACACAAGACACAAGACACAAGACACAAGACAATAAAATATCCTAAATCATCTATAATATTCAAAAATAATAAAAAACCAGAAAACTATTTTTATATAATCATCAAAGGTAAAACAATATCTTATAATAATTTTATAAAAGACTCTAATTTTTTTAGTAAAAGTGGCGATATTATAGGCTTAATATCATCTATAACAAATGAACCATATTTTTCTTCAATAGAAGCTATAGAAGACTGTGAGCTTTTAGAGATAAAAATAGAAAATATAAAGAATATTCATAATAAAAATATTATTAAAAGAATATCCAATTATTTATTGTTTACTCTTGAGGTATGGCTTAGTAAATATTATAATATTTTAATTAATAACAAAATAGATTTGTATAATAAAGAAGATACACTGCTAATGGCTGAAATATACAAAAATAATGGCTTTGAAGATGCCTGCTATAAACTTTGTATTTCTCATATAAATACATTTAAACATTGTGAAAATTGTGATAATGTAATAGAGTTCTTAAAGAATTTGAAACCGGCTGATGAACCTATAAAAGTTGATAAAAATATATATAAATTTTCAAAAGGCTATTGTTTGTACACTGAACTTGATATTATTAATAATATTTACTTTATAAAATCTGGAAAAATTGGAATATATAATATAATTAATTCAAAACAGACAGCAGGAGTTATATATAAAAGCAATCATATTTTAAACTTTGTAAATCCTAGATTGGAATATAAGCCATTATTTATAACTGCAATAGTGCTTGAAGAGTCTGTAATAGAAATATTAACATATAATGATTTTATAAAAAAGTTATATACTAATATTGATTTAAGATTAGATTATATAAAAATGAATTCTTTAAAAATTATAACTACAATATTAAAAATAAAAGCCTTAAATAAAAAAAATATAAAAGAAAAAATTATTATTTTGATATATTCTATATTAAAAATAGAAACATTATTTAATGATGATATAAAAATAAAATTATTATATTCTCTGGAAGACATAAAAAATATGCTGAATTTACAAATATCTAATGATGAAATATATTTACTTCTTAAAGATATAAATCATATTGAAATTAATTTATTTAATAATATAGTAATTAAAAATACTAAAAGTTATTTTGATGAATATAAGTATTATACAATATAAATACTATCTCATTATTTAACTATTTTTCTAAAAATTAACATAATTAAATTAACATAATAATCTTTACAATTTTTATTATTTTTAGTATAATGCTTTGAAAGGATTGTATTATGTTTACTTATTTTGTTATTAAAAGAATTTTAAAAGGCATAATCATGTTTATAATACTTATGTTTATGTCTTCTGCTATATTTAATACTGTAAGCGAGAAAACTCTCAAGGCACAGATTGAAGAAAATATTAATGCTGAAGTGAGAGGGCTTAGCAATATGCGTACTGAAGATGTTGAGAATTTCATTAAAGAGAGAAGGGCATATTATTATGATATATATTGGCTTAATAGAAGTATAGGAGAGAGAATATTTATAAGAGGTATTAATACAATAACTTTTCAATTTGGGAAATCTTCTATTATGATGGATTCAAACGGAAACAGAGATGTTATAAAAATAATAGGAGAGGCACTTCCTCGTTCTATAATACTTTTTACAACAGCATCAGTTATACAGATGATAATAGGACTTATAATAGGACTTATAAAGGCAAGAAAAGCTGGAGGACTATTTGACAGAACTACAAGTGTTATAACTATGATAGTTTACGGTATGCCTACTTGGTGGCTTTCTATGATACTTATAATGGTATTTGTTTATAAGTTTAATTTATTTCCTTCAGGAGGAGTACATTCAATACCTGTTCCTACTGGTATAATGTATTATTTAGATATGTTATGGCATATGTCTTTGCCTTTGATTACATTAACATTGATAGGTTTTTGGGGGCTTTCATTTGTAGTAAGAAACATAGTATTATCTACTTTGCAGGAAGATTATATAATGGCAGCAAGAGCAAGAGGAATATCAGAAAAGTCAGTTTTACTCGGGCATACTTTAAGAAGCTCAGCTCCTCCAATAGTTACTATAACATTATTAGGCCTTCTTGGTTCTATAGCAGGTTCTATTATATTTGAGGGCATATTTTCTTGGCCGGGTCTTGGTAATCTTTATTGGATATCAGTTCAGCAAAATGATATACCTGTTTTAATGGGGAATTTGGCTATAACTACAGCACTTTATCAATTCGGACTTGTGGTTCTTGACATATCTTACGGATTTTTAGATCCTAGAATAAAAGTAGGAGGCAGGTTATAATGAAAAATAGTATAAATAAAAAACTTGCTCCATTAATAGAATTTTTTGAAGAGTTTAAAAAAGATAAAACAGGAGTTGTGGGTTTATGCATACTTGTTTTAGCTATTATGGTATCATTGCTTGAGCCTTTGCTTTTAACTTATAAAGAAGCTCCTAAACGCTGGAGAGATATCACATATTGGCAGGATAATCCGGCTTCAGCAGCTCCAGAGTGGCTTAATTTTTTTCAAAAAGAAAAGTCAGCTATTACAACTGATATAAAGCCTATAAGTGTTGAAACTAATTATATAGACGGAGAATTAAATTATAAAGCAGTATTTGAGTACGATTATAAATTTGATAAATCTCCGGTTGATTTAATTTTTCATGCCAATGTTAATGGTTCTACAGGATTAATTTGGAATGTTACAAGACCAGATGGGGAGATAATTACATTATCAGATAGTTTACATAATATAAGCGGAGATTTAAGAATATCATCATTCAATGATTCAAAAAATAGAATATTCAGGTTTTACAGAGATTCTGTACCTAGAATGCTCGCAAGACAGATTGATACCATAACAACAAATCCTATGAAAATACTTTTTAACACTAAAAAAGATGATATGGCAAAGAATTTTCAGGCATTGAAAGGTATTTATAAATTTGAAGTGAGCGGTAAATTTGCAGGAGATAATTCTAGTTTTGAAGATCCTTACATTGTATTAGTAGGTTCTATGTCCGGTATAATGGGTACGGATAATATGAAAAGAGATATATTTTCAGGTTTAGTATCCGGACTTAAATGGGCTTTATTTATAGGTATAGCTACTAGTTTTATATCGGTTATAATTGGCGTAATGTATGGAATAATATCAGCGTATTTCGGAGGATTTGTTGATAATGCTATGCAGTTTATTTATCAGATATTTATAGGAATACCTGTTCTTCCTGTGATGATAGTTATAAGTGCAATATTCAAGCCTAGTATATGGACTATGATAACGATGATGATATTTTTTTCTTGGACGGGTTCAGTTATGACGGTTCGTTCTATGGCTATGCAGCTGAAAGAAGAAACCTATATTGAGGCGGCACGAACTATTGGTGCTAGTCATTTCAGAATAATATTCAATCATTTAGCTCCATTGCTTTTGCCTTTTTCATTTGCCTCTATGGCTTTGGCTGTACCTTCTGCTATAGTGTATGAATCTTCTTTATCATTGCTTGGACTTGGTGATGCTTCAATAGTTACTTGGGGACAGATTTTGCATGATGCTATGAAAGGTTCTGCGGTTCTTTCTGGGCTTTGGTGGTGGATAATACCGCCAGGAATTTTAATTGCAATTTTGGGTATGTCATTTGCATTTTTGGGATTTGCTCTTGATAAAATACTTCACCCTAAACTTAGAAGCAGATAATTGATTTTTTATTGAATATGATTTAATCTTTATTATATTATTAATTTTTAGTATAAGGATAGTTATGCATATTATAAAGTATTCATTTTTAATTTTATTTATTACAATGTTGTTTATATCATGCTCTGATAATAAAAAATATGATATTGTACCTATAGACTCTACGAAATCTTTTGCGGTTTTAGGTTATTGTGTTCCTGCTCCTGAACATGCTATGAATGTTAAATATGCTATTGTTAATAAAAATATTGCTGAGTCCAATTTTGATTATAAAAATATAAACTATTATTACAGAGCTTCAAAACAATTAAATGATTTACTTTCATTTTTTAATAATCTTAAAGAAGAAAGAAAAAATATTGATGAAGAAACAAATATAGAAATAACAATACAAACAAATGATAAAAAAGAGTATATAGCATATTGGAATGTTAATGGAATATATTATTCTTTGTATAGTGATGAAGAAGTAGGTATTGATGATTTAGCTTTAATATTAATGAGAAATAAGGCTTTAAATTAGTTTATAATTTATATTAAATTTTTTACCGTTAGATAGATCCTCTGCTATTATGGTATTATTATAAAAATATGCTTTATAAGTGAAATATAATTCATAATTATATAAATCTAGTATTGTTTTTCTTATATCTATAAAGTTAACATAATTTTGACTGCTTTGTATTCCATTAGAAAAGTCATATAATAAATAATTGAATACTCTTTTAAATGCTAGGTTATCTGCTTTTGATAAATAAAATATGTGAAAAAGAATTTTATTATTATTATATAGTGCATCCATAAAAACAATAATGCCGTTTTTATTTATTGATTTATTATAATAAAAATTAAATTCTTTATTAGTTTTATTTAAATCTATTATCGAAAAACCTGATAAATCTCTATTAAAAACAAAATATTCATGATTATTATGATTAATTATTTTAAACATTCTAGCATCATCGCTTCTGTACTTATAAATGAGTTTATTATCCTGATTACAGTATATGCTTCTTTCGTATCCTATAATATCTTTTTGATGAATGTATCCTGAATATTTTTTATGTATAATATAATACTTATCATTTAGTATAGTTTTATTTTCATTTTCAAAATATTTGTCTGAAAATAAAATTCCGTATTTATTCCAATGATTTTTATAATAATCACTATAGTATAAATTTTCTAATATCATATTATATAAGTATATTTATTGTATAACATTTGTCAATCATTTATTATAGTAAGGTATTCGCTTTCATTATGTATTCTATCTAAAGCCGTAACATAATATATATAAGTCTGCTTTGAATTTGCTGTTTTATCTTTGTATGTTGCTTTTGAGTTTGCAGTAAAATCAGTTCTTCTTATTTTGTCTATCAATTCTATTCCGCTTTCTCCTATAGTTTCTCTGTATACTGCATAGTATGAAGAATACGAGGGGAGAAGATGTCCGTATTCATCAAGCTTATATTCATTAGGATCTGTGAATGTTATTTCGATTCCTCCGAAAACTTTTTTAATGCTTGGGTTTTCTAATTTCAAAGGCGGTTTATTCATATCTTTCATTGTGTTCATTGTAGGTACTATTGCTTTAAATATATAATTATTTTCTTTTATATATTTAATAGCATCATTTCCAAAATTTCCTGTATCTCTGTCTTTTCTATACATATTATGCATTGTAAAAAATGAAGAGCCTTTAATATATCCTTTTCCTATATTTCTGATATAATTTATTTGCTTTGACATTAAATCAATATCCTGCCAAGGTTCTATATTAGTAGCACTTCCCATTCTGTATAAGGCATGTCCTATATATATGTCGGCAAGTTTTTCATTATTTGATTTTTTTGCTTCATTAACCCACCATTTCACTATTGTATCAAAAGGTGCTGTTTTATGCTGTGAACTCCAATATACTTGAGGTATTAATGCATCAATATACATTCTATTTAATCCGTCTTTTCTTGAAGCATTATTCAAACTAGAAGTTTTTTCTCCATTGAGCATCCATAAAAGAACATCAGCATGCAAAGCATCAAAGTTAGGATTATATGATTTTGTATCGCTTCCGTATCTGCTTCCTGCATATTCAGCCAATTTTTCTTTATTTCTCCAAACTCCTGCAGGTGAAATAGTCCATTTTACATAAGGTTTTCTTGATTTTATTTCTTTATATAAATCGCTTACAAGTCTGTTGATATTATCTCTTCTCCAAGCATAAAGCCCATTTACACCATAATCATCATAAGATTTATTTGTAATATTGTATCCTCTTTTATCACCATATTTTTCAGCACTTGCTTCATCAGGCCAATCTTTATAAGTTTTTCCTCTTGCGGCATTCTGATAAAAATAATCATCGAAATGTATACCGTCTACATCATATTTTTCAACTACTTCTATAACTGAATCTGTTATATATTTTGCACTTATAGGTTCACCTGGATCTAAATAAAGTCTGTTGTCATACCAATAAATCGGCTCTAAATTATTAGAAACATAAGTATGAATGAAATTCTTTTTGGAGAATTGTTCTTTATAGCTTTTAGTTTTATCATAAGTTAAAGACATTCTGTATGGATTAAACCAAGCATGAACTTCTAAATTTCTTTTATGAGCTTCTTCAATTATAAATTCTAGCATATCTGTTTTGAATGGGTAATCATCTTTTTCATCGCTTGATTTTGAGCCGAAAAAATATCTTGTAGTAGGATTTATTTCTGATTTGAATATTACTCCGGCATCTGGTTTTACTTGTATGAATAAAGCATTAAAATTATTTTCGTATAATGTATCTAAATGTTTTACAATAAGTTTTTTCTGTTCAGATTCGCTTGCTCCTTTCAAAGGCCAGTCAATATTAGCTACAGATGATATCCAAGCTGCTCTGAACTCTCTGTAAAGAGGATTTATGCTTCTATCTTCATCAATATTTTTAGCAAGCATTTTTCTTACATCATTTGGTATGACAATATTCAAGGTCTGACATGATGTTGCTAATAGTATGATTAAAGATATTGCTGCAATGATTTTATTCATAATTTTTATTTTTATTATTGATAAATATTTTAGAGATTATAT
Coding sequences:
- the rbfA gene encoding 30S ribosome-binding factor RbfA; translated protein: MSSHRILRVNENIKQTLSMIIMREIEDPRIKNNLVTITRVDTAKDLKNAKVYFVCLHEDKQKEVLNGLNSAKGVIFSYLKKQLTIRYVPNLTFHYDKNLIETNKVLTDIKNLDIPEEN
- a CDS encoding ABC transporter permease, with translation MKNSINKKLAPLIEFFEEFKKDKTGVVGLCILVLAIMVSLLEPLLLTYKEAPKRWRDITYWQDNPASAAPEWLNFFQKEKSAITTDIKPISVETNYIDGELNYKAVFEYDYKFDKSPVDLIFHANVNGSTGLIWNVTRPDGEIITLSDSLHNISGDLRISSFNDSKNRIFRFYRDSVPRMLARQIDTITTNPMKILFNTKKDDMAKNFQALKGIYKFEVSGKFAGDNSSFEDPYIVLVGSMSGIMGTDNMKRDIFSGLVSGLKWALFIGIATSFISVIIGVMYGIISAYFGGFVDNAMQFIYQIFIGIPVLPVMIVISAIFKPSIWTMITMMIFFSWTGSVMTVRSMAMQLKEETYIEAARTIGASHFRIIFNHLAPLLLPFSFASMALAVPSAIVYESSLSLLGLGDASIVTWGQILHDAMKGSAVLSGLWWWIIPPGILIAILGMSFAFLGFALDKILHPKLRSR
- a CDS encoding cyclic nucleotide-binding domain-containing protein is translated as MYTRHKTQDTRHKTQDTRHKTQDTRHKTIKYPKSSIIFKNNKKPENYFYIIIKGKTISYNNFIKDSNFFSKSGDIIGLISSITNEPYFSSIEAIEDCELLEIKIENIKNIHNKNIIKRISNYLLFTLEVWLSKYYNILINNKIDLYNKEDTLLMAEIYKNNGFEDACYKLCISHINTFKHCENCDNVIEFLKNLKPADEPIKVDKNIYKFSKGYCLYTELDIINNIYFIKSGKIGIYNIINSKQTAGVIYKSNHILNFVNPRLEYKPLFITAIVLEESVIEILTYNDFIKKLYTNIDLRLDYIKMNSLKIITTILKIKALNKKNIKEKIIILIYSILKIETLFNDDIKIKLLYSLEDIKNMLNLQISNDEIYLLLKDINHIEINLFNNIVIKNTKSYFDEYKYYTI
- a CDS encoding DHH family phosphoesterase is translated as MENNNLTVSKKEIIERLSKADNVTITGHRNPDCDCICSGLALSLILKNIFNKNAYVVNTDKMQRDLHNVMFVDKVIFEVNEETLPKKDVLVVLDSGDIDRIGWISNILNEYNEVIFIDHHKVRNINGVTMFYDDITAGATCEIIVDIFQDYLDKFDSSISTLLYCGICTDTGSFIFSNTTERTLLYGSKLMKVGIIQENLGNVVRKRYTKNDVAALMEIYRRMVIDYDRKIGYICLEDNICGTSIKELAVSASDTLIQMDDVLIGFIIHENEDNFRVSIRSRCSKNIREVAESFGGGGHPKASGFSVSKKDYTKENLIKEINTKLIDLLAS
- a CDS encoding ABC transporter permease, coding for MFTYFVIKRILKGIIMFIILMFMSSAIFNTVSEKTLKAQIEENINAEVRGLSNMRTEDVENFIKERRAYYYDIYWLNRSIGERIFIRGINTITFQFGKSSIMMDSNGNRDVIKIIGEALPRSIILFTTASVIQMIIGLIIGLIKARKAGGLFDRTTSVITMIVYGMPTWWLSMILIMVFVYKFNLFPSGGVHSIPVPTGIMYYLDMLWHMSLPLITLTLIGFWGLSFVVRNIVLSTLQEDYIMAARARGISEKSVLLGHTLRSSAPPIVTITLLGLLGSIAGSIIFEGIFSWPGLGNLYWISVQQNDIPVLMGNLAITTALYQFGLVVLDISYGFLDPRIKVGGRL
- a CDS encoding chemotaxis protein CheW; translation: MSSAISNQILVFKINNELYGIDILKVQEILNFMQPSPIPNCPDYLKGIINLRGTIILVIDLRARFHFDEPMNPENCVIVVVAIGDKKYGLVVDSVSDVLTINSENIQEDIDMHVGIDSRYIMGLVKANEQMIILVDIDKVFVKDELDDLTNTVNNSIVK
- a CDS encoding glycoside hydrolase family 10 protein, translated to MNKIIAAISLIILLATSCQTLNIVIPNDVRKMLAKNIDEDRSINPLYREFRAAWISSVANIDWPLKGASESEQKKLIVKHLDTLYENNFNALFIQVKPDAGVIFKSEINPTTRYFFGSKSSDEKDDYPFKTDMLEFIIEEAHKRNLEVHAWFNPYRMSLTYDKTKSYKEQFSKKNFIHTYVSNNLEPIYWYDNRLYLDPGEPISAKYITDSVIEVVEKYDVDGIHFDDYFYQNAARGKTYKDWPDEASAEKYGDKRGYNITNKSYDDYGVNGLYAWRRDNINRLVSDLYKEIKSRKPYVKWTISPAGVWRNKEKLAEYAGSRYGSDTKSYNPNFDALHADVLLWMLNGEKTSSLNNASRKDGLNRMYIDALIPQVYWSSQHKTAPFDTIVKWWVNEAKKSNNEKLADIYIGHALYRMGSATNIEPWQDIDLMSKQINYIRNIGKGYIKGSSFFTMHNMYRKDRDTGNFGNDAIKYIKENNYIFKAIVPTMNTMKDMNKPPLKLENPSIKKVFGGIEITFTDPNEYKLDEYGHLLPSYSSYYAVYRETIGESGIELIDKIRRTDFTANSKATYKDKTANSKQTYIYYVTALDRIHNESEYLTIIND
- the rnhA gene encoding ribonuclease HI; the encoded protein is MIKDNIIIYTDGGCRGNPGLGAWAAILISEKHNLRLEIGESEDNTTNNRMEMKAAIKALERLKHSHNIKLHSDSAYLVNGMTKWIYSWQKNNWIKSDKKPVENKEYWLKLIELSSKHNIEFIKVKGHSNNKENNRADEIVNILMDEHIEGGKTASFNEKTQYC